In a single window of the Xiphophorus couchianus chromosome 10, X_couchianus-1.0, whole genome shotgun sequence genome:
- the LOC114151768 gene encoding serine/threonine-protein kinase pim-2-like → MPRCAESIGDRTPKRRRRAKKETRRKWTRVSKMFGPSKSHQDQTRIVRRLRRKITEEGEGSPTPAENKNKGLLQQDATKEPPSSVDVSTGDLRKRNLKKEDEDIEEPQFRNRRKNTRKKTKKTKEMDSQRAEFQEKYTELHLLGKGGYGSVFAGHREVDKLPVAIKHIPTEKVDRKHNDENGREMALEVAIMLKLKNLTGSSSGQLATVSLLDWYELEEELLIVMERPTPSQDLNDYLDENGGCLNEEDAKVILKQLVEAAIQLQDANIFHRDIKLENVLIERSSEGLQAYLIDFGLSLFDHGRKFTIFQGTHALQSPEYRTQKKYFAGPTTVWQLGVVLFEILHDTNFDTNKFLKKKLKISKRLPKNCHDILTRCLKTHPEERPTLEELLNHAWFS, encoded by the exons ATGCCACGGTGTGCTGAGTCTATTGGAGACAGGACACCGAAGAGAAGGAGAAGGGCTAAAAAAGAGACCCGCCGAAAATGGACCAGGGTTTCTAAGATGTTTGGACCATCCAAAAGCCACCAGGACCAGACGAGGATTGTGAGGAGACTGaggagaaaaataacagaagaagGAGAGGGATCTCCAACACCGGCAGAGAATAAGAATAAGGGACTCCTGCAGCAGGACGCAACCAAAGAGCCCCCATCCTCAGTGGACGTCAGCACAG GCGATTTACGGAAGAGGAATCTGAAGAAGGAGGACGAGGACATTGAGGAACCACAGTTTAGGAATAGGAGGAAGAATACCAGGAAGAAGacgaaaaagacaaaagaaatggaTTCCCAAAGAG CTGAATTCCAGGAAAAATATACTGAGCTGCATCTACTGGGAAAAGGAGGCTATGGATCTGTGTTTGCTGGACATCGAGAGGTGGATAAATTACCT GTGGCTATCAAACACATTCCAACAGAAAAGGTGGACCGCAAACATAAC GATGAGAACGGTAGGGAGATGGCGTTGGAGGTGGCCATCATGTTGAAACTGAAGAATCTGACTGGCAGTTCATCAGGGCAGTTAGCCACAGTGTCCCTGCTGGACTGGTATGaactggaggaggagctgctcaTAGTGATGGAGAGGCCCACGCCTTCGCAGGACCTCAATGACTACCTTGATGAGAATGGAGGTTGTCTAAATGAGGAGGACGCCAAG gtcattttaaaacagctggtGGAAGCAGCGATTCAACTTCAGGATGCAAACATCTTCCACAGAGATATTAAATTGGAAAATGTCCTTATTGAGAGGAGCTCAGAAGGCCTACAAGCCTATCTCATAGACTTCGGTCTAAGCCTCTTTGACCACGGAAGGAAATTTACCATCTTCCAAG GGACCCATGCTCTTCAATCACCAGAGTATCGcacacaaaagaaatattttgctgGACCCACAACAGTGTGGCAGCTGGGAGTGGTCCTGTTTGAAATTCTCCACGATACAAATTTTGACACCAACAAATTTCTCAAAAAGAAGCTAAAGATCAGCAAGAGGCTTCCCAAAA ACTGCCATGATATTCTGACTAGGTGCCTGAAGACACACCCAGAGGAGCGTCCCACACTGGAAGAGCTGCTCAATCACGCATGGTTTTCTTAA